The nucleotide sequence GGCGGTTCTGCGAGTGCCAGCGAGATTTTATCCGGCGCTTTGCAAGATAATGGGCGAGCACAGCTCGTGGGCACTCAAACCTTTGGGAAAGGACTTGTACAGTCTGTACGCAGTTTGCCAGATGGGTCGGGTGTGGCGATTACTATTGCCAAGTATTTGACCCCTAGCGGGCGCGACATCAACCAACAGGGGATTGAACCTGACATCGTGGTTGAGCTATCGGAAGAAGAGCAGGAAGAGCTCTCAGATAATCGCGATCGCATCGGCACGCTGGAAGATCCGCAATATCGCCAAGCTCAAGAGTTGGTGCTGCAAATCGTCAGAGCCAACCAAAATACCGCGATTGAGCCGCAGTAAGCGGTTCCCAAGAGAATCTTGCGGCTGATCAGTGTGTATCCGCGCCTGCGGAACTGACTAAGCGGGCTGACACTTGCCCGCTCGAATCAGTCCTACCCGTTTGGCGATCGCTTCGCCCTCAGTAGCGTACGGCCCCCAGCTCTCAGAGTTGGGGGCCGATTTTAATTCGGCGTCAGTCAAGATTTGACACGTTCCCGCACTCGCCTTTACCACGTACCAGTTTGTGGTCTGTGACATCGCTTTCCCTCGGCAATACGGGTTTTATCCTACAACGATGAGAACTACAGTTGTGCGGCCAGGGGACGGGTCCCTGCCGGAAAAACCGACACTCTCAGGCATGAGACAAGGGACCCGTCCCCTAATCTCCAACGATCGCTGACCCAAATGTTGAGGCGACAAGCACTTCCTACGGGGGGTGCGTAACCGATTTGTTACAGGCCAGACAATTTGTCATATTTGACGGCTTGAATTGTCAGCAATTTCACCAGCATCCTGACAGGCGGGGCTGAGTAGATATAGGTGCCGTACCAGAGACTACTGAACATCGCCATTTTTTTCAAAAAAGATTGATCAGGGTGATATGAAACGAAAATGCCGGGGGTAGTCTAACGACATGGAGCTAGACACAACACATTTCGCCTAACGGCTTCTCAAGGAGAAAATCTAACCATGAAAATGAACTTTGCCTACAACCTGCTCAAGAGCCTACGCAGCAAGAAAGATGAAGGTGGTTTCACCCTGATTGAACTGCTGGTGGTTATCATCATCATCGGTATCTTGGCCGCCATCGCTCTGCCTTCCTTCCTCAACCAAGCCAACCGCGCCCGTGAAACTGAAGCCACCAACGCAGTCGGCTCGCTAAACCGAGGACAACAAGCCTATTACCTAGAGAGAGTCAACTTTGCGACTGAGTTTGCTCAGCTAGACGTCGGCGTTGCCATCAACTCAGAAAACTATGCCTACGGCACATCTGCCGACGCGCAAACTCCCGAACAAGATGTGGGTGATGGCCAATTTATCGTAGACGATGCAGATGATCCTCAAGTTGCAGCAGTAGTTGCTTCGCCCAGAGATGGTTTACGGGGCTTTGTGGGCTTTTCGTACATCGACGTCCAGCAAATCGACGACGGAGCCGGTGGCACGATTGATAAAAATGTTTCGGTAGCGGCTCTCTGCCGTGAAGTTGCTGGTGATGTAGCAGATGGCGGCGTGGCAAATGCCCCAGATGCTGTTGACGAGCCTGCTGCTGGCACCACCGCTGAAACTCTTTGTGAAGACACCGGGATGGAAGCTGTGAACTAGGCTTTCCGTCTGTCAACATCAGCTTTAGTTCATCTGATGGCTCTGCTATTGTTAGCAGAGCCATTTTGGTTTTCT is from Leptolyngbya iicbica LK and encodes:
- a CDS encoding type IV pilin-like G/H family protein is translated as MKMNFAYNLLKSLRSKKDEGGFTLIELLVVIIIIGILAAIALPSFLNQANRARETEATNAVGSLNRGQQAYYLERVNFATEFAQLDVGVAINSENYAYGTSADAQTPEQDVGDGQFIVDDADDPQVAAVVASPRDGLRGFVGFSYIDVQQIDDGAGGTIDKNVSVAALCREVAGDVADGGVANAPDAVDEPAAGTTAETLCEDTGMEAVN